From Pseudanabaena sp. PCC 6802, one genomic window encodes:
- a CDS encoding SPFH domain-containing protein, with product MDFFGGLTAFIVVSFVAGWNSIKVISQGEEALIETLGKYSRKLSPGLNFITPVMDRVAYRNTVKEQVLDIPPQQCITRDNVSITADAVVYWRIVDMEKAWYRVENLRQAMTNIVLTQIRAELGNLELDQTFTARSQINEILLRDLDEATDPWGVKVTRVELRDILPAKAVQESMELQMTAERKKRSAILTSEGEREAAINKARGQADAQILTAEAAQKAAILEAEGVKQARILKAEAERQEKILRSQGTAQALQVLLQASKDNPQAKEILQFLLAQNYIDMGTVVGSSGSSKVLFMDPRAIASTLEGIKSVVGDANTLASLDTDANLGDPNTWTR from the coding sequence ATGGACTTTTTTGGTGGCTTGACTGCTTTTATAGTCGTCAGTTTTGTGGCTGGATGGAATTCGATCAAAGTAATTAGTCAAGGCGAGGAAGCTTTGATAGAAACCCTTGGTAAGTACAGTCGCAAGCTCTCGCCAGGTCTGAATTTCATTACGCCGGTGATGGATAGGGTTGCCTATCGCAATACAGTTAAGGAACAGGTGTTAGATATTCCACCGCAGCAGTGCATCACCCGCGATAATGTTTCGATTACGGCAGATGCCGTGGTGTACTGGCGGATTGTCGATATGGAAAAAGCTTGGTATCGCGTCGAAAATCTGCGCCAGGCCATGACTAATATCGTGCTAACCCAAATTCGAGCCGAGCTTGGCAATTTGGAACTCGATCAAACTTTTACCGCCCGCAGTCAAATCAATGAGATCCTGCTACGCGATCTCGATGAAGCCACCGATCCCTGGGGCGTTAAGGTAACGCGGGTAGAGCTACGCGATATTCTGCCTGCCAAAGCCGTGCAGGAATCGATGGAACTGCAAATGACAGCAGAGCGCAAAAAGCGATCGGCCATTTTAACCTCTGAAGGCGAGCGGGAAGCTGCGATCAACAAAGCCAGAGGTCAAGCCGATGCCCAAATCCTTACCGCTGAAGCAGCCCAAAAAGCTGCCATCCTGGAAGCAGAGGGTGTCAAGCAGGCAAGAATCCTGAAGGCGGAGGCGGAGCGCCAGGAAAAAATCCTGCGATCGCAAGGTACGGCTCAGGCATTACAAGTTCTGCTGCAAGCTAGCAAAGATAACCCACAGGCAAAGGAAATCCTGCAATTCCTGTTGGCACAAAACTACATTGATATGGGCACAGTAGTGGGCAGCAGCGGTAGCAGTAAGGTTTTATTTATGGATCCCAGAGCGATCGCCTCGACGCTGGAGGGCATCAAATCCGTAGTCGGCGATGCCAACACCCTGGCTAGTCTAGATACTGATGCAAATTTAGGCGATCCAAATACTTGGACGAGATGA
- a CDS encoding TIGR03032 family protein yields MEMFCDRYFTDWLAREQISLACTTYQTSRLMLLGVNPENGSVSGFERIFDRAMGLYATTERMYLSTKYQIWQIDNVLEAGQAYNGYDKLYIPRIGYTTGDLDVHDLVVDDTGKLIFASTMLNCLATLSDRHSCKPIWKPNFISKIINEDRCHLNGLAMVEGKPKYTTSCSRSDAIDGWRDRRRNGGCVIDVPSGEIIFTGLSMPHSPRWYRDRLWLLNSGTGEFGYVDLQAGKFEAIAFCPGFLRGLAFHQDYAIVGLSKPRGGDRTFSGLPLDDRLMAKDTDPQCGLMAIDLRTGAIAHWFRFEGIITELYDVQVLPQVKRPMALGFQTEEIVQLITLEPLQEETGRAISEPPKEEMARAIASESLQEATARVTDSKPLKEEESIRLEYKNLVIKSHQDGGFFSNFNKVLNWLSRIDRECNVWVDWMYTGTESAFRYGDAIGENIWEIFFEPISNAVPVADAVVQDLYIDFTMTGAGAHLMYLGTDFQSVRNRYGQIFTEFIRVRSELQAEAERIYAELMDGYFCIGVHKRHQLHRVEDFYLQPVPIPNIIDAIRKVMPSTGKVRVFLATDEEDAIAAFSEAFDDRLIYQAEAARSPAVARQEIHWNREYRGSYLGKQVLMDALLLARCQILVHGVSNLSTAVLMMNPQVQTVYLYQDDQGQTQIHAPQTPPFADRPASIVDPAQALFDRARYAKHYNMGEEAELSLREAIRLQPGHWGACNNLGTMLQQRGKVSEAKTFYEQALRFKPDFGEAISNLASTWQLDDELERAKAGFIKALQLKPDYVPAHFNLATIYKQQGRLGAAVDHFQRVVELRPNYHQAHFQLALIYEYQEKLEEALNSYTILRQIHPQDGETYDILESIIYRRLCDWSDYDRRQQAIIDYIQSPSKTSPGAINPFVLSSFPLPLSLHHSAAREFALNIQQAAAKTRERLNFQHLRDQTPKLRVGYISPDFREHAVGRLVHDMFRYHDREEFEVYVYSTVDFNDRITQHIREHCDVFVDLSLLSTEAAARRIHADGIQILIDLAGYTVNNGSEILALQPAPIQAQFLGYPDTMGADFMQYAIADRWLISPEIAASYTEEIIYLPHAFGASPLEISDRAMTRSEFGVPELAFVFCCFNSHYKIEPEVFGAWMEILTAVPHAVLWLTGSAPRITDNLRSHATRHGIDPARLIFTEKLPHAEYMARYRLADLYLDTFIYNAGSTATAALWAGVPLLTKLGNTNASRMGASICAAAGLEDLICDRTETYLQKAIHLATHPQELAEIRNRLQENRDRLPLFDLKGFVRSLEVAFRQMWDSD; encoded by the coding sequence ATGGAAATGTTTTGCGATCGCTACTTCACGGATTGGCTGGCAAGGGAGCAGATAAGCCTCGCTTGCACGACCTATCAGACCAGTCGCCTGATGCTATTGGGGGTGAATCCAGAAAATGGTAGCGTTTCAGGTTTTGAGCGCATTTTCGATCGCGCAATGGGCCTATATGCTACAACAGAACGCATGTATCTCAGCACCAAGTATCAGATCTGGCAGATCGATAATGTGTTGGAAGCGGGACAGGCATATAACGGCTACGATAAGCTTTATATACCGCGCATTGGCTATACTACGGGCGATCTGGACGTTCACGATCTGGTAGTGGATGATACTGGTAAATTGATTTTCGCCAGCACGATGCTAAACTGCCTGGCAACGCTCAGCGATCGCCATAGCTGCAAGCCGATCTGGAAACCCAACTTTATCTCTAAAATTATCAACGAAGATCGCTGCCATTTGAATGGATTGGCAATGGTGGAGGGGAAGCCAAAGTATACCACCTCTTGCAGCCGTTCCGATGCGATTGATGGCTGGCGCGATCGCCGCCGGAATGGAGGTTGCGTCATCGATGTTCCTTCCGGTGAGATTATATTTACAGGATTGTCCATGCCGCACTCACCGCGCTGGTATCGCGATCGCCTGTGGTTGCTCAACTCCGGCACGGGGGAATTTGGCTATGTGGACTTACAGGCGGGTAAGTTTGAAGCCATTGCCTTTTGTCCTGGTTTTTTGCGGGGCTTGGCCTTTCATCAAGACTATGCCATTGTTGGACTCTCAAAACCGAGGGGAGGCGATCGCACGTTTTCAGGCTTGCCGTTAGACGATCGACTGATGGCAAAGGATACCGACCCGCAATGCGGCTTGATGGCGATCGACCTGCGGACGGGTGCGATCGCTCACTGGTTCCGATTTGAGGGCATCATCACCGAACTCTATGACGTGCAGGTGTTGCCACAGGTGAAGCGCCCGATGGCACTGGGATTCCAAACGGAAGAGATCGTCCAGTTAATCACTCTGGAGCCTTTGCAAGAGGAGACTGGACGGGCTATCTCGGAACCTCCAAAGGAAGAGATGGCACGGGCGATCGCCTCGGAGTCTTTGCAGGAAGCGACTGCGCGGGTAACGGACTCAAAACCTCTAAAAGAAGAAGAATCGATCCGCCTGGAATACAAAAATCTGGTAATTAAATCCCACCAGGACGGCGGATTCTTCTCGAACTTTAATAAAGTGCTCAACTGGTTATCCAGGATCGATCGAGAATGTAATGTCTGGGTGGATTGGATGTATACGGGAACGGAATCAGCGTTTCGCTATGGCGATGCGATCGGAGAAAATATTTGGGAAATTTTCTTTGAACCGATTTCTAATGCAGTGCCAGTGGCAGATGCAGTCGTACAGGATCTGTATATAGATTTCACGATGACAGGGGCAGGCGCTCATTTGATGTATTTGGGAACTGATTTTCAATCGGTAAGAAATCGCTACGGGCAGATTTTTACAGAATTCATTCGAGTCAGGTCGGAGTTGCAGGCTGAAGCGGAGCGGATCTACGCAGAACTAATGGATGGATATTTTTGCATCGGCGTGCATAAACGACACCAACTACATCGGGTTGAGGATTTCTATTTACAGCCCGTGCCGATTCCCAATATTATCGATGCTATTCGCAAAGTTATGCCTTCAACAGGCAAGGTGCGAGTCTTTTTGGCGACAGATGAGGAAGATGCGATCGCTGCTTTTTCAGAAGCTTTTGACGATCGCCTGATTTACCAAGCTGAAGCGGCGCGATCGCCTGCGGTAGCCCGTCAAGAAATCCATTGGAATCGCGAGTATCGAGGGTCGTATTTAGGGAAACAGGTTTTGATGGATGCATTGCTGCTGGCGCGGTGTCAGATATTGGTACATGGTGTCAGCAATTTGTCTACAGCGGTGTTGATGATGAATCCGCAAGTGCAAACGGTATATCTTTATCAAGACGACCAAGGGCAAACCCAAATTCACGCGCCGCAAACCCCTCCTTTCGCCGATCGCCCCGCATCGATTGTAGACCCTGCCCAGGCATTGTTCGATCGCGCTCGCTATGCCAAACACTACAATATGGGAGAAGAGGCCGAACTATCTTTGAGGGAAGCGATTCGACTCCAGCCCGGTCATTGGGGAGCTTGCAATAATTTGGGAACGATGTTGCAACAGCGAGGAAAGGTATCGGAAGCAAAAACTTTCTACGAGCAGGCGCTGCGATTTAAACCCGACTTTGGGGAGGCAATTTCTAACCTCGCTAGCACCTGGCAGTTGGATGACGAACTGGAAAGGGCAAAAGCAGGATTCATCAAGGCTTTACAGCTTAAACCCGACTACGTTCCCGCCCATTTTAATCTGGCGACGATCTATAAGCAGCAGGGACGCTTGGGGGCGGCGGTAGACCACTTTCAAAGAGTAGTTGAGTTGCGTCCCAACTACCACCAGGCTCATTTTCAGTTAGCTCTAATTTATGAGTATCAGGAAAAGCTAGAAGAAGCTCTCAATTCCTATACCATCTTGCGACAAATTCATCCTCAGGATGGCGAAACTTATGATATTTTAGAGAGCATTATCTATCGCAGATTATGCGACTGGAGCGATTACGATCGTCGCCAGCAAGCAATTATCGACTATATCCAATCTCCATCTAAAACATCGCCTGGTGCGATCAATCCCTTTGTACTCAGCTCGTTTCCTCTTCCCCTGTCGTTACACCACTCCGCCGCACGGGAATTTGCGCTTAATATTCAGCAAGCGGCTGCTAAAACGCGAGAGCGATTAAATTTTCAACATTTGCGCGACCAAACCCCAAAACTGCGCGTCGGTTATATCTCGCCCGACTTTCGCGAACACGCTGTCGGTCGCTTAGTTCATGATATGTTTCGATATCACGATCGCGAGGAATTTGAAGTTTATGTCTATTCCACTGTGGATTTCAACGATCGCATTACCCAGCATATTCGCGAGCATTGCGATGTATTTGTCGATCTTTCGCTCCTTTCGACCGAAGCAGCGGCGCGGAGAATTCATGCCGATGGCATTCAGATTTTAATCGATCTAGCTGGCTATACGGTGAATAACGGCTCTGAGATTCTGGCATTGCAGCCCGCTCCTATTCAGGCGCAGTTTCTGGGCTATCCCGATACGATGGGAGCCGATTTCATGCAATACGCGATCGCCGATCGCTGGTTAATCTCGCCGGAAATCGCCGCTTCTTATACAGAAGAGATTATCTATCTACCCCACGCCTTTGGCGCTTCGCCGCTAGAAATCTCCGATCGCGCCATGACTCGCTCCGAGTTTGGCGTACCGGAATTGGCATTTGTCTTTTGCTGCTTCAATTCCCATTACAAAATCGAACCAGAGGTGTTTGGCGCGTGGATGGAGATCTTAACGGCAGTGCCCCATGCGGTGTTATGGCTGACTGGCAGCGCGCCCAGGATAACGGATAACCTGCGATCGCACGCTACCCGGCATGGCATTGACCCAGCCCGCCTGATTTTCACAGAGAAATTACCCCATGCGGAATATATGGCGCGATATCGCCTGGCAGATCTATATCTCGATACGTTTATCTATAATGCGGGTTCGACGGCAACGGCGGCATTGTGGGCAGGGGTTCCCCTATTGACGAAGTTGGGAAATACAAATGCTTCGCGGATGGGAGCGAGTATCTGCGCGGCGGCGGGTTTGGAAGATCTGATCTGCGATCGCACCGAAACATATTTACAAAAGGCAATTCATCTAGCTACTCATCCTCAAGAACTGGCAGAAATTCGCAATCGTTTGCAGGAAAATCGCGATCGCTTGCCTCTATTCGATCTCAAGGGGTTCGTGCGGAGTCTGGAAGTCGCTTTTCGACAGATGTGGGATAGCGATTGA
- the ylqF gene encoding ribosome biogenesis GTPase YlqF, with protein MSAPIQWYPGHIAKAEKELSEQLKRVDVAIEVRDARIPLASHHPKMKYWVEGRSHLLVLNRMDMISSSERSQLLQWFNQQGRTVYFTDAQSGKGVQALLKAAQAAGDSVNQRRRSRGMLPRPVRAVVIGFPNVGKSALINRLLKRRVAESANRPGVTRQLRWIRISDQIELLDTPGILPPLLDDREAAIKLAICDDIGQAAYDCSLVAAAAIELLSELGVPLAERYGLDMQDPQIGSGMDFILTLAQSDRYAGNSDRVANQILHDFRKGRLGAIALEMPSLTSPILSGN; from the coding sequence ATGTCTGCTCCGATCCAATGGTATCCAGGTCACATCGCTAAAGCGGAAAAAGAGCTAAGCGAGCAACTCAAACGCGTTGATGTTGCGATCGAAGTCAGGGATGCACGCATTCCCCTCGCCAGCCATCACCCCAAAATGAAGTACTGGGTTGAAGGGCGATCGCACCTGCTGGTTCTCAATCGCATGGACATGATTTCCAGTTCGGAGCGATCGCAGCTATTGCAATGGTTTAACCAACAGGGCCGTACGGTTTATTTCACCGATGCCCAATCGGGTAAAGGAGTGCAGGCACTACTCAAGGCAGCACAGGCAGCGGGCGATAGTGTCAACCAGAGGCGACGCAGTCGGGGCATGTTGCCCCGCCCCGTGCGTGCGGTTGTAATCGGGTTTCCCAATGTGGGTAAGTCCGCTCTGATTAATCGCTTGCTCAAACGGCGAGTCGCCGAAAGCGCTAACCGTCCTGGCGTGACGCGGCAACTGCGCTGGATTCGCATTTCCGACCAGATCGAATTGCTCGATACACCAGGTATTCTGCCACCTCTACTGGACGATCGCGAAGCCGCAATCAAGCTGGCGATCTGCGATGATATCGGACAAGCCGCCTACGATTGCTCTCTGGTAGCCGCTGCTGCGATCGAGTTGCTGAGCGAGCTAGGAGTACCGCTTGCCGAGCGCTACGGATTAGACATGCAAGATCCGCAGATCGGATCGGGTATGGACTTTATTCTGACTCTGGCACAAAGCGATCGCTATGCTGGCAACTCAGATCGGGTTGCCAACCAAATCCTGCACGATTTTCGCAAAGGACGCTTGGGCGCGATCGCCTTGGAAATGCCCAGCTTAACGTCCCCTATATTGTCTGGTAACTGA
- a CDS encoding NfeD family protein: MNLTPSQIWFAIGLALLLLELLVPLPTFLIAGAMGLSAVIVALIALVVPFTIVHVAVWIALAVAFTLVIRRFVPRDSKRLAEAAEGVTLTEIPAGQSGRVQYEGVSWKARCDDVRVAIPADQKVHVLRRQGTTLIVMPEKWLAAHEHEYE, from the coding sequence ATGAACTTGACCCCCAGTCAAATTTGGTTTGCGATTGGTTTGGCGCTGCTGCTGCTGGAGTTGCTCGTACCTTTGCCGACTTTCCTGATTGCTGGAGCAATGGGTTTGAGTGCGGTAATCGTGGCTCTAATTGCTTTGGTAGTGCCTTTTACAATCGTTCACGTTGCTGTTTGGATCGCTCTAGCGGTGGCATTTACCCTGGTTATTCGACGTTTTGTGCCTCGCGATTCTAAAAGACTGGCAGAAGCCGCAGAGGGAGTGACGCTGACAGAAATTCCGGCTGGTCAGAGCGGACGGGTGCAGTACGAAGGGGTTTCTTGGAAAGCCCGTTGCGATGATGTGAGGGTTGCCATCCCTGCTGACCAAAAAGTACACGTACTGCGTCGGCAAGGAACAACCCTGATCGTGATGCCTGAAAAATGGTTGGCGGCACACGAGCATGAATATGAATAA
- a CDS encoding TPM domain-containing protein, giving the protein MGQLFRQRFTTIVNRACVRISIGAIALVLFLSATLVNPAPAKAIDAPELLPTHPTNVIDLGRFLSDFQEAELDKELTKFEQKTGWKLRVLTQVDRTPGRAVKDFWGLNERSVMLVADSSRRNLLNFNVGDSVYDLLPRVFWIELQSRYGNQFYVRDEGYDRSILSSINAIETCLANDGCKVVPGLPQEQWILTLLTSILGGFIFGYAGHPRKDGEVFAWRWALVMTPLWGMLFIAFGIGPVISRTGDWLPIVRNVAGFVGAAIVAYLIPSPKRAPTAPDNQ; this is encoded by the coding sequence ATGGGTCAACTCTTTCGCCAAAGATTTACAACAATTGTGAATCGTGCTTGTGTTCGTATTAGCATTGGTGCGATCGCGCTCGTACTATTCTTGAGCGCTACTTTAGTAAATCCTGCACCAGCAAAGGCTATAGATGCACCAGAACTTTTGCCCACCCACCCAACTAACGTGATCGATCTGGGTCGGTTTCTGAGTGATTTTCAAGAGGCTGAGCTGGATAAAGAACTAACAAAATTCGAGCAAAAAACTGGTTGGAAGTTGCGCGTATTGACCCAAGTGGATCGTACTCCAGGTCGAGCCGTTAAGGATTTCTGGGGTTTAAACGAGCGTAGTGTCATGTTAGTAGCAGACTCTAGCCGGCGCAATCTACTCAACTTTAACGTGGGCGACAGCGTCTACGATCTCTTACCTCGAGTCTTTTGGATCGAGTTACAGTCTCGTTACGGCAACCAATTCTACGTGCGCGATGAGGGATACGATCGCTCGATCTTGTCATCGATCAATGCCATTGAAACCTGTCTGGCAAACGATGGCTGTAAGGTAGTACCAGGCTTGCCACAGGAACAGTGGATTTTGACCCTGCTAACCTCAATTTTAGGTGGTTTCATTTTTGGCTATGCGGGTCACCCTCGCAAGGACGGGGAGGTATTTGCTTGGCGGTGGGCACTGGTGATGACACCACTGTGGGGCATGTTATTTATTGCCTTTGGCATTGGTCCCGTAATATCGCGTACGGGTGACTGGTTACCAATTGTCCGTAACGTAGCTGGCTTTGTCGGTGCCGCGATCGTGGCCTATCTGATTCCTTCGCCTAAGCGCGCTCCCACAGCACCTGACAATCAGTAG
- a CDS encoding 6-carboxytetrahydropterin synthase produces the protein MARCVINRRAEFSASHRYWLPELSASENEARFGACTNFPGHGHNYVLYVSMEGDIDDNGMVLNLSDVKHTIAREVVSQLNFSYLNAVWPEFEQTLPTTENIARVIWQRLSPHLPLVNIQLFEHPKLWADYQGKDMQAHLTVSTHFSAAHRLASDRLSLEENTAIYGKCARVHGHGHNYHLEVTIAGEMDPRTGTIADLVAFQAAIDRHVVEPMDHTFLNKDIPYFAEVVPTAENIAVYIQNVLTEPIRQIGAELYRIKLIESPNNSCEVYGPSLREQIRSLEEAIAKSVLV, from the coding sequence ATGGCAAGATGTGTAATCAACCGAAGGGCAGAGTTTTCTGCCAGTCATCGGTACTGGCTGCCTGAGCTTTCAGCATCAGAAAACGAAGCAAGATTTGGGGCTTGTACGAATTTCCCAGGTCACGGTCATAATTATGTCCTCTACGTGTCAATGGAGGGCGATATAGATGACAATGGTATGGTTTTGAACCTGTCGGATGTCAAGCATACGATCGCCAGAGAAGTTGTTTCCCAACTTAACTTTAGCTATCTCAATGCCGTTTGGCCGGAGTTTGAACAAACCCTTCCCACGACCGAGAATATTGCCAGGGTAATTTGGCAGCGACTGTCGCCTCACCTCCCCTTAGTGAATATTCAGCTATTTGAACATCCCAAGCTTTGGGCAGACTATCAAGGTAAAGACATGCAAGCACATCTTACAGTTAGCACTCATTTTTCCGCCGCGCATCGACTGGCTTCAGATCGCCTCAGTCTGGAAGAAAATACGGCGATCTACGGCAAATGCGCTCGCGTCCACGGACACGGCCATAATTACCATCTGGAAGTCACGATCGCAGGTGAAATGGACCCTCGTACAGGCACGATCGCCGATCTGGTAGCGTTTCAGGCAGCAATCGATCGCCATGTAGTCGAACCAATGGATCACACGTTTTTGAATAAAGATATTCCTTATTTTGCCGAGGTTGTCCCCACCGCTGAAAATATTGCCGTCTACATTCAAAACGTTCTGACCGAACCCATCCGCCAAATTGGTGCGGAACTGTATCGCATTAAGCTGATCGAAAGCCCCAATAACTCCTGCGAAGTCTACGGCCCTTCCTTGCGCGAACAAATCCGGTCTTTAGAAGAAGCGATCGCTAAGTCAGTGCTAGTTTAA